From the Triticum dicoccoides isolate Atlit2015 ecotype Zavitan unplaced genomic scaffold, WEW_v2.0 scaffold92745, whole genome shotgun sequence genome, the window tcttcttttgttgaTATAGTAATTGAGCTCCACGCCTCACATACACTTGCATGATTGATTTGTTCAGGACACATACGCGTTGTGTCGGGTCTTCAACAAGAACATGGCGTCCCCGTCGACGAATGCGTCCGGTGATGTCGACACAGACGAGGATCTAATGCAATTCGTGCCCGGCGTCATCAACATAGGCAAGGATCGGATGGAGTATGTGTGTGGCGACGCCGACTCAGGCCAGGATCCGAAGCATTTCATGCTTGGTGGTGTCAAGATGGACAAGGTTATGATGGAGTACGGGTCCTGCAGCACCAGCCCGAACATGGATCTGAACAAGTTCATGCTTGGCGGCGGCGACTCGGTCCAGGATGTCATGCAGTCTATGCTCGACGGAATCGGGACAGGCAAGGATCCCATACAGGTCCAGGCTGAGCCCGATGGTGCCAGCATGGAGAATGATTTCATGCAGTCCGTCCTCGGAGGTGTTGGCACAGACATGGATCCCATACATGTCGTGTCCGAGTCCGATGCTGCCAACGCGAACAAGGATCTGATGCAGTTCGCGTTCGGTGCATTGGGCACATACCAGAATCCCATACAGATCGAGTCTGAGGTCGATGGTGTTGACACCGATGAGGGAGAGAAGCAGTTCCTCACCGATGGTGACGACACGGGCAATGGAGAGATGCAGATTCTCGCTGATAGGGCCAACAAGGACCAAGAAGCGATGCAGCCTATGACCGGCGGCACCAGCGTGGATGGGGACAACTCTGGACACTCCTGGTTCACCAATTACCTCGCGGAAGAGAATAACTCATGGACGCAGTCCCCCTTCGACGACTTCTTGTACACTAGCGATGATATGGGGATGATTCCTTAATATAGTTCATCTTGGGCGATGAGATGACTCCTACTCCATTATCTATACATGGGTTGATTGTTGAGTGATATGTTGTTGTATTTTCCCTTTTATGTTTAGACAACAAATTCTAGAGTCATTTGTATATGTAAACGTTGAGGTCTCTTCACTTTAAGAATTCTCTTGAGAGTACTCTCCCTGTTAATAGAAATTGAGATGTGAAGAATACAGAAAGCGTATATATCAAGGTCGTCATCTCTAGTTTAGAATGTAGAATATGCATCCGCTAAAGCATATCCTTCAATTTCTTCACCGTCACCGTCAACACCCTCCTCATCGTCCTCGGACTGCCATCTCCTCC encodes:
- the LOC119348452 gene encoding NAC domain-containing protein 89-like gives rise to the protein MAYVTVPAATAEMDGAFSHLRPGFRFHPTDQELVSFYLRRKVLGHGGCFIPEVDLYKLQPHHLPGKSFSPSTSDPGAKVEWYLFAPRGRKYPTGLRMERATPRGFWKSTGKDRPVMHKGIVVDMKKTLVFHIGKAPSGTRTDLVMHEYRLHGHHIQDTYALCRVFNKNMASPSTNASGDVDTDEDLMQFVPGVINIGKDRMEYVCGDADSGQDPKHFMLGGVKMDKVMMEYGSCSTSPNMDLNKFMLGGGDSVQDVMQSMLDGIGTGKDPIQVQAEPDGASMENDFMQSVLGGVGTDMDPIHVVSESDAANANKDLMQFAFGALGTYQNPIQIESEVDGVDTDEGEKQFLTDGDDTGNGEMQILADRANKDQEAMQPMTGGTSVDGDNSGHSWFTNYLAEENNSWTQSPFDDFLYTSDDMGMIP